A window of the Mus musculus strain C57BL/6J chromosome 18, GRCm38.p6 C57BL/6J genome harbors these coding sequences:
- the Sra1 gene encoding steroid receptor RNA activator 1 isoform b (isoform b is encoded by transcript variant 2): MMRCPAGGAEVEMAELYVKPGNKERGWNDPPQFSYGLQTQTGGPKRTPLTKRVAAPQDGSPRAPETSGPPPVDHPPPSSKASRPPPMGSCPATGVEPPSSPVIESETLIEDVLRPLEQALEDCHGHTKKQNFYITSGMQQMTFTDHSWLTM, from the exons ATGATGCGCTGCCCCGCTGGCGGTGCGGAAGTGGAGATGGCGGAGCTGTACGTGAAGCCCG GCAACAAGGAACGCGGCTGGAACGACCCGCCACAATTCTCCTACGGGCTCCAGACTCAGACTGGTGGACCCAAACGCACTCCCCTTACTAAGAGGGTCGCGGCCCCACAGGATGGATCCCCTAGAG CCCCAGAAACTTCTGGACCACCTCCAGTGGATCATCCACCTCCTTCAAGTAAGGCTTCCAGGCCTCCGCCCATGGGGAGCTGTCCTGCTACTGGTGTGGAGCCCCCAAGTTCCCCAGTCATTGAGTCTGAAACTCTGATAGAAGACGTGCTGAGACCTCTGGAACAGGCATTGGAGGACTGCCATGGTCACACAAAG AAACAG AACTTTTACATCACCAGTGGGATGCAGCAGATGACATTCACCGATCACTCATGGTTGACCATGTGA
- the Apbb3 gene encoding amyloid-beta A4 precursor protein-binding family B member 3 isoform 1 (isoform 1 is encoded by transcript variant 1), whose translation MLGKDYMLAIILVNCDDDLWGDQNLEGETGLPPGWRKIRDAAGTYYWHVPSGSTQWQRPTWELPGAEDPGRGTEGIWELRPPKGRSFSSLDSSLNRSNSLTWYSEDSYVRSLEPGAKCFAVRSLGWVEVPEEDLAPGKSSIAVNNCIQQLAQTRNRSQPHDGTWGEGQNMLMILKKDAMSLLNPLDHSLIHCQPLVHIRVWGVGSSKGRDRDFAFVAGDKDSCMLKCHVFHCDVPAKAIASALQGLCAQILSERVGVSGEAACCSPDPISPEDLPRQVELLDAVSQAAQKYEALYMGILPVTKAMGMDVLNEAIGTLTARGDRKTWVPAMLSVSDSLMTAHAIQAEAGAEEEPLWQCPVRLVTFIGVGRDPHTFGLIADLGCQSFQCAAFWCEPHAGGLSEAVQAACMVQYQKCLVASAARGKAWGAQARARLRLKRTSSMDSPGGPLPPPLLKGGAGGAGAAPRKRGVFSFLDAFRLKPSLLHMS comes from the exons ATGCTGGGCAAGGATTATATGCTGGCCATCATTCTGGTCAACTGCGATG ATGACTTGTGGGGGGACCAAAATCTGGAGGGGGAAACAGGCCTACCCCCTGGCTGGAGAAAGATCCGTGATGCTGCAGGAACTTATTATTGGCATGTACCCAGCGGTAGCACTCAGTGGCAGCGCCCAACCTGGGAGCTACCAGGTGCAGAGGACCCAGGAAGG GGAACAGAGGGGATTTGGGAACTGCGACCCCCCAAGGGAAGATCTTTCTCCAGCCTGGACAGTTCATTGAACCGGAG TAACTCTCTAACATGGTATAGTGAAGATTCCTATGTCCGgagcctggagccaggagctaAG TGCTTTGCAGTCCGCTCTCTGGGCTGGGTAGAGGTCCCCGAGGAGGACCTGGCGCCAGGGAAGAGCAGTATTGCTGTCAATAACTGTATCCAGCAGCTGGCCCAGACCCGAAACCGGAGCCAGCCTCATGATGGTACCTGGGGTGAG GGCCAGAACATGCTGATGATCCTGAAAAAGGATGCCATGAGCCTGCTGAATCCCCTGGACCACAGCCTGATCCATTGCCAGCCTCTGGTTCACATccgtgtgtggggtgtgggcagcTCCAAGGGCCG TGACAG GGACTTCGCTTTTGTTGCGGGTGACAAAGACAGCTGTATGCTCAAATGTCATGTGTTTCACTGTGATGTTCCCGCAAAAGCCATAGCAAGTGCTCTACAGGGGCTCTGTGCACAG ATCTTGTCAGAGAGGGTAGGAGTCAGTGGAGAGGCTGCTTGCTGTTCCCCAGATCCTATTTCCCCTGAAGACTTACCTAGACAAG TGGAGTTGCTGGATGCAGTGAGCCAGGCTGCTCAGAAGTATGAGGCACTGTACATGGGGATCCTACCAGTCACTAAAGCCATGG GTATGGATGTGCTGAATGAGGCCATTGGTACCCTCACTGCCCGGGGGGACCGGAAAACCTGGGTCCCTGCTATGCTCAGTGTGTCTGACTCTCTGATGACTGCACATGCTATCCAG GCAGAGGCTGGTGCAGAGGAAGAGCCACTGTGGCAGTGCCCTGTTCGCCTTGTAACCTTTATTGGTGTTGGCCGTGATCCGCATACCTTTGGCCTCATCGCTGATCTTGGTTGTCAGAGCTTCCAGTGTGCAGCTTTTTGGTGCGAGCCTCATGCTGGGGGACTCTCTGAAGCTGTGCAAGCCGCCTGCATG GTTCAGTACCAGAAGTGTCTAGTGGCCTCAGCAGCTCGGGGTAAGGCCTGGGGTGCTCAGGCCCGTGCTCGCCTGCGGCTCAAGCGGACCAGCTCCATGGACTCCCCAGGCggcccccttcctccccctctactcaaaggaggggctgggggtgcTGGAGCAGCTCCTCGAAAGCGGGGTGTCTTCTCATTTCTTGATGCCTTCAGGCTAAAACCTTCTCTTCTCCATATGTCCTAA
- the Apbb3 gene encoding amyloid-beta A4 precursor protein-binding family B member 3 isoform 2 (isoform 2 is encoded by transcript variant 2) translates to MLGKDYMLAIILVNCDDDLWGDQNLEGETGLPPGWRKIRDAAGTYYWHVPSGSTQWQRPTWELPGAEDPGRGTEGIWELRPPKGRSFSSLDSSLNRSNSLTWYSEDSYVRSLEPGAKCFAVRSLGWVEVPEEDLAPGKSSIAVNNCIQQLAQTRNRSQPHDGTWGEQGQNMLMILKKDAMSLLNPLDHSLIHCQPLVHIRVWGVGSSKGRDRDFAFVAGDKDSCMLKCHVFHCDVPAKAIASALQGLCAQILSERVGVSGEAACCSPDPISPEDLPRQVELLDAVSQAAQKYEALYMGILPVTKAMGMDVLNEAIGTLTARGDRKTWVPAMLSVSDSLMTAHAIQAEAGAEEEPLWQCPVRLVTFIGVGRDPHTFGLIADLGCQSFQCAAFWCEPHAGGLSEAVQAACMVQYQKCLVASAARGKAWGAQARARLRLKRTSSMDSPGGPLPPPLLKGGAGGAGAAPRKRGVFSFLDAFRLKPSLLHMS, encoded by the exons ATGCTGGGCAAGGATTATATGCTGGCCATCATTCTGGTCAACTGCGATG ATGACTTGTGGGGGGACCAAAATCTGGAGGGGGAAACAGGCCTACCCCCTGGCTGGAGAAAGATCCGTGATGCTGCAGGAACTTATTATTGGCATGTACCCAGCGGTAGCACTCAGTGGCAGCGCCCAACCTGGGAGCTACCAGGTGCAGAGGACCCAGGAAGG GGAACAGAGGGGATTTGGGAACTGCGACCCCCCAAGGGAAGATCTTTCTCCAGCCTGGACAGTTCATTGAACCGGAG TAACTCTCTAACATGGTATAGTGAAGATTCCTATGTCCGgagcctggagccaggagctaAG TGCTTTGCAGTCCGCTCTCTGGGCTGGGTAGAGGTCCCCGAGGAGGACCTGGCGCCAGGGAAGAGCAGTATTGCTGTCAATAACTGTATCCAGCAGCTGGCCCAGACCCGAAACCGGAGCCAGCCTCATGATGGTACCTGGGGTGAG CAGGGCCAGAACATGCTGATGATCCTGAAAAAGGATGCCATGAGCCTGCTGAATCCCCTGGACCACAGCCTGATCCATTGCCAGCCTCTGGTTCACATccgtgtgtggggtgtgggcagcTCCAAGGGCCG TGACAG GGACTTCGCTTTTGTTGCGGGTGACAAAGACAGCTGTATGCTCAAATGTCATGTGTTTCACTGTGATGTTCCCGCAAAAGCCATAGCAAGTGCTCTACAGGGGCTCTGTGCACAG ATCTTGTCAGAGAGGGTAGGAGTCAGTGGAGAGGCTGCTTGCTGTTCCCCAGATCCTATTTCCCCTGAAGACTTACCTAGACAAG TGGAGTTGCTGGATGCAGTGAGCCAGGCTGCTCAGAAGTATGAGGCACTGTACATGGGGATCCTACCAGTCACTAAAGCCATGG GTATGGATGTGCTGAATGAGGCCATTGGTACCCTCACTGCCCGGGGGGACCGGAAAACCTGGGTCCCTGCTATGCTCAGTGTGTCTGACTCTCTGATGACTGCACATGCTATCCAG GCAGAGGCTGGTGCAGAGGAAGAGCCACTGTGGCAGTGCCCTGTTCGCCTTGTAACCTTTATTGGTGTTGGCCGTGATCCGCATACCTTTGGCCTCATCGCTGATCTTGGTTGTCAGAGCTTCCAGTGTGCAGCTTTTTGGTGCGAGCCTCATGCTGGGGGACTCTCTGAAGCTGTGCAAGCCGCCTGCATG GTTCAGTACCAGAAGTGTCTAGTGGCCTCAGCAGCTCGGGGTAAGGCCTGGGGTGCTCAGGCCCGTGCTCGCCTGCGGCTCAAGCGGACCAGCTCCATGGACTCCCCAGGCggcccccttcctccccctctactcaaaggaggggctgggggtgcTGGAGCAGCTCCTCGAAAGCGGGGTGTCTTCTCATTTCTTGATGCCTTCAGGCTAAAACCTTCTCTTCTCCATATGTCCTAA
- the Sra1 gene encoding steroid receptor RNA activator 1 isoform a (isoform a is encoded by transcript variant 1): MMRCPAGGAEVEMAELYVKPGNKERGWNDPPQFSYGLQTQTGGPKRTPLTKRVAAPQDGSPRAPETSGPPPVDHPPPSSKASRPPPMGSCPATGVEPPSSPVIESETLIEDVLRPLEQALEDCHGHTKKQVCDDISRRLALLREQWAGGKLSIPVKKRMALLVQELLHHQWDAADDIHRSLMVDHVTEVSQWMVGVKRLIAEKKSLSSEETKEEKFTVEPENQTIPGFQQPS, from the exons ATGATGCGCTGCCCCGCTGGCGGTGCGGAAGTGGAGATGGCGGAGCTGTACGTGAAGCCCG GCAACAAGGAACGCGGCTGGAACGACCCGCCACAATTCTCCTACGGGCTCCAGACTCAGACTGGTGGACCCAAACGCACTCCCCTTACTAAGAGGGTCGCGGCCCCACAGGATGGATCCCCTAGAG CCCCAGAAACTTCTGGACCACCTCCAGTGGATCATCCACCTCCTTCAAGTAAGGCTTCCAGGCCTCCGCCCATGGGGAGCTGTCCTGCTACTGGTGTGGAGCCCCCAAGTTCCCCAGTCATTGAGTCTGAAACTCTGATAGAAGACGTGCTGAGACCTCTGGAACAGGCATTGGAGGACTGCCATGGTCACACAAAG AAACAGGTATGTGATGATATCAGCCGACGCTTGGCGCTGCTTCGAGAACAGTGGGCTGGAGGGAAGTTGTCAATACCTGTAAAGAAGAGGATGGCACTGCTAGTGCAAG AACTTTTACATCACCAGTGGGATGCAGCAGATGACATTCACCGATCACTCATGGTTGACCATGTGACTGAGGTCAGTCAGTGGATGGTGGGAGTAAAAAGATTAATTGCAGAAAAGAAGAGTCTATCTTCAGAGGAGACCAAAGAAGAGAAATTTACAGTGGAACCTGAGAACCAGACAATACCAGGCTTCCAACAGCCATCATAA